One stretch of Castor canadensis chromosome 12, mCasCan1.hap1v2, whole genome shotgun sequence DNA includes these proteins:
- the LOC109695089 gene encoding gastrokine-3-like, which yields MQLHKAPESNNMKCLIEPSILVIFFLTQSLALMNTSDSHPLDGSVGTQIIHVDAFRGMVSIRDNNVFSEWDGILDYKNALLAAKLFSKMACVLAKMDQVVFPSLSDISKALSKQNSNHYPATHGLTYTVLPSRVKNLAQYGMPIKNLCRAVPTYFAQQQKEGTALAMDPNSCFEVQLLSFMGLSICGEITGL from the exons aTAGAACCTTCCATCCTTGTGATCTTCTTTCTAACTCAATCTCTGGCCTTGATG AATACCAGTGATAGCCATCCTCTGGATGGATCTGTTGGGACCCAAATCATCCATGTTGATGCCTTCCGAGGTATGGTCAGCATCCGAGACAACAATGTTTTCAGTGAATGGGATGGAATCTTGGACTACAAGAAT GCTCTCTTGGCAGCTAAGCTATTTAGCAAGATGGCCTGTGTGCTGGCCAAGATGGACCAAGTGGTCTTCCCAAGTTTGAGCGACATTAGCAAGGCTCTGAGCAAACAG AATTCCAATCATTACCCAGCCACCCATGGCCTGACCTACACCGTTCTACCCAGTCGGGTCAAGAACTTAGCGCAGTATGGAATGCCCATCAAGAACCTGTGCAGAGCGGTCCCCACCTATTTCGCCCAGCAGCAAAAAGAAG GTACTGCCCTGGCAATGGACCCTAACTCTTGTTTTGAGGTCCAGCTTCTGTCCTTTATGGGACTCTCCATCTGTGGTGAGATCACTGGGCTCTGA